From the Clostridiales bacterium FE2011 genome, one window contains:
- the miaA gene encoding tRNA (adenosine(37)-N6)-dimethylallyltransferase MiaA translates to MLPKMIVIEGTNASGKSSLGVKLAARFGGEIISADSRQVFRRLDLGSGKITPEEMEGVPHHLLDVRNPGEFFSMADFQRLAYEAIDDILSRDRLPFLVGGTGLYVDAVADGYEISDKAPDHSLRAHLETFETPELYEMLKQKLPDTDIDPRNRHRVMRALEKLEAGDDRPAGKNPRYELLKLGVTWPREILKQRIDERLERRLQEGMVEEVKALLDEGVSEEFMVKLGLEYKYLTWYLTGKIGYEQMKEELGNAIKKFAKRQMTWFRRDPRIHWLDMSADPVAEASDLIEAFLSENV, encoded by the coding sequence ATGCTTCCGAAAATGATTGTTATCGAAGGGACCAACGCCTCCGGGAAAAGTTCCCTGGGCGTGAAGCTGGCTGCCCGTTTCGGAGGCGAAATTATATCTGCTGACTCCAGGCAGGTTTTCCGTCGTCTGGATCTCGGTTCCGGCAAGATTACCCCTGAAGAGATGGAGGGTGTTCCGCACCACCTGCTGGACGTCAGGAATCCCGGAGAATTCTTCTCCATGGCCGATTTCCAGCGCCTGGCTTATGAAGCCATAGACGATATTCTCTCCCGGGATCGTCTCCCCTTCCTGGTGGGCGGCACCGGCCTGTATGTGGACGCAGTCGCAGACGGGTATGAAATCAGCGATAAAGCGCCGGACCACAGTCTCCGTGCACATCTGGAAACCTTTGAAACGCCTGAACTCTATGAAATGCTGAAGCAGAAGCTTCCGGATACCGATATAGATCCCCGTAACCGTCACCGCGTCATGCGCGCTCTGGAAAAGCTGGAAGCCGGCGATGACCGTCCTGCCGGGAAAAATCCGCGTTATGAGCTTCTGAAGCTCGGCGTCACCTGGCCCCGTGAAATCCTGAAGCAGCGGATTGATGAACGTCTGGAGCGCAGGCTGCAGGAGGGCATGGTGGAAGAAGTCAAGGCCCTGCTTGATGAAGGTGTCAGCGAAGAGTTCATGGTCAAGCTTGGGCTGGAATACAAATACCTGACCTGGTATCTGACCGGTAAAATCGGTTATGAACAGATGAAGGAAGAGCTCGGCAATGCCATCAAAAAGTTCGCAAAACGTCAGATGACCTGGTTCCGCCGTGATCCCCGGATTCACTGGCTGGACATGTCAGCAGACCCGGTTGCCGAGGCATCCGACCTGATCGAGGCGTTCCTTTCCGAAAACGTATAA
- a CDS encoding zinc ribbon domain-containing protein yields the protein MSMICRQCGKTIENEEAAFCPYCGTKLAAGKAPETVNEEAEKWIRKARAINSYPEKKKILLKGLEACPGDRDIEWELLYIGEEGPKKGWALDFSIIKCWVLELYRKPGEFSEEKRNSMRSQLFEAPQLVSCLQKFEDPKQKQQEYLLRLCREYTEIFLEGDSQVMGKLFGFSLERNKEKRLAVPAAQMIERMKADEKLTPEQREQLWKAMYQAYAVRAQGNTQYLDEQLR from the coding sequence ATGAGTATGATATGCAGACAATGCGGTAAAACCATTGAGAATGAAGAAGCAGCCTTCTGCCCGTACTGCGGAACAAAACTGGCAGCGGGAAAAGCTCCTGAGACTGTGAATGAGGAAGCGGAAAAGTGGATCCGTAAAGCACGGGCAATCAACAGTTATCCGGAAAAGAAGAAGATCCTGCTGAAAGGCCTGGAGGCATGTCCGGGAGATCGTGATATTGAGTGGGAACTCCTTTATATCGGAGAGGAAGGACCGAAAAAAGGCTGGGCGCTTGACTTTTCGATCATCAAATGCTGGGTGCTGGAATTATATCGCAAGCCTGGAGAATTCTCCGAGGAAAAGCGGAACAGCATGAGATCCCAGCTGTTTGAGGCACCGCAGCTGGTCAGCTGCCTGCAGAAGTTTGAGGATCCTAAACAAAAGCAGCAGGAATACCTGCTGCGGCTTTGCCGTGAGTATACGGAAATCTTCCTGGAGGGCGATAGCCAGGTCATGGGAAAGCTGTTTGGTTTTTCCCTGGAACGGAACAAGGAGAAACGGCTTGCTGTGCCGGCCGCACAGATGATTGAACGAATGAAGGCGGATGAAAAACTGACGCCGGAACAGCGGGAACAGCTGTGGAAAGCCATGTATCAGGCTTATGCGGTCAGAGCACAGGGAAATACGCAGTATTTGGATGAACAACTAAGGTAA
- a CDS encoding transglutaminase domain-containing protein — MIARMGKTRFIICAALVLVVCAAMIVAACGLNLPEATGKTVKTDGKMTIDCSNMSEGYIMVKAKKTTKRLKLQIATSGAKLNYDLNSDGEYEVFPLQFGNGKYQISLFENVSGKKYSKEGTVKLNVKMPDELSCFLYPNQYVSYNENTACVQQAEKLCEGMTDQTEIYGTICKYVLKNFVYDYIKSVTVKPGLLPQIDDCWNNKMGICQDLAAMTCAMLRSQGVPARLMIGTVGSNTYHAWVVAVVNGKNEFFDPTAEMNASSKTDAYTTERYY, encoded by the coding sequence ATGATCGCAAGAATGGGCAAGACGCGCTTCATTATTTGCGCAGCGCTGGTTCTTGTGGTTTGTGCGGCAATGATTGTTGCCGCATGCGGGCTGAATCTTCCAGAAGCAACCGGAAAGACCGTCAAGACAGACGGCAAAATGACCATTGACTGCAGCAATATGTCTGAAGGCTATATTATGGTCAAGGCCAAAAAGACTACCAAGCGGCTGAAACTGCAGATTGCCACATCCGGAGCAAAACTGAATTATGACCTGAACAGTGACGGAGAGTATGAGGTTTTCCCGCTACAGTTTGGCAACGGAAAATATCAGATCTCTCTTTTTGAAAACGTGAGCGGGAAGAAATATTCCAAAGAGGGCACCGTTAAACTGAACGTTAAGATGCCCGATGAGCTCAGCTGTTTCCTGTATCCGAATCAATATGTCTCCTACAATGAAAATACAGCGTGCGTACAGCAAGCTGAGAAGCTGTGTGAGGGTATGACAGATCAGACCGAGATTTACGGTACGATCTGCAAATATGTGCTCAAGAACTTTGTGTATGACTACATCAAGAGCGTGACAGTCAAACCCGGACTGCTGCCCCAGATCGATGACTGCTGGAACAACAAGATGGGCATTTGCCAGGACCTGGCGGCAATGACATGCGCGATGCTGCGGTCCCAGGGGGTTCCGGCCCGCCTGATGATTGGTACGGTTGGTTCCAATACCTATCATGCCTGGGTTGTGGCGGTGGTGAACGGCAAAAACGAATTCTTCGATCCTACCGCAGAAATGAATGCCAGCTCCAAGACGGATGCTTATACAACAGAAAGATATTATTAA
- a CDS encoding HU family DNA-binding protein translates to MNKGELIAALAAKTEMTKKDSEAALNAVLDVIAESMAKGEKVQLIGFGTFEAKNRPARVARNPRTGASVKIAACKAPAFKAGKALKDAVNK, encoded by the coding sequence ATGAATAAGGGTGAACTGATTGCTGCTCTGGCAGCCAAGACTGAAATGACCAAGAAAGATTCTGAAGCCGCTCTGAACGCCGTTCTGGACGTGATCGCTGAGAGCATGGCTAAGGGTGAGAAAGTGCAGCTGATCGGCTTTGGCACCTTCGAAGCCAAGAACCGTCCTGCCCGCGTTGCCCGCAATCCCCGCACCGGCGCTTCCGTGAAGATCGCTGCCTGCAAGGCTCCCGCTTTCAAGGCCGGCAAAGCTCTGAAGGACGCTGTGAACAAGTAA